tttattattaaatgaaaaatttaataagttgttatatataagtatttataaaaaaatgttaatatgtttgatatatagttttATAGTtagaatatatgtaataagtatattctatgtacattacttattgataaaaaaataattttgataatattaatgataatacatgtgataataataatgataataatgatattacaaattttaatatGTGAATAATACTAAATAagattatactaatactaatattaatgaacttaataataaatttttattatcttcataacattactaataataataattgttatcataatattaataataaatggaaATTTTTATCCTAGGTCTTATATTtgtaataaagataattattatactaatactaacaatattgatattgataatactaataataaatgatattcataatatataataataataataataataataataataataataataataataataataataataataataatactaatacttaataataatatcaatcaataatagcaataataacaataacaataataataacaatctataataataataataataataataataataataataataataataataataataataataataataataataataataataataataataataataataataataataataataataataataataataataataaaaaaataacggaTGAAAGACTACCTCATAGAGTAAAAAAAATGCAGTCCAGATACAGATTTGAACCTACGACCACTAGCTCACCCACATCAACAATTAACCACTCGACCACTTCTATTTTTCTGTTATAATACTGAAACGGTTTTCTATTTACTCAGTTTTCTGTTCTATCTTCTTCCTCCTCACTTATCAAAATTGCTTATAGAATTTAACAATCAAAACGGCCAATTGCTAAACGATTTAAGTTCTATATTTGAAACAGCAAACATCTGGGATGATGTGGTTTAATTTGTCATCAGAAAAAGAaggaaaataaaaatttaaaagcgTTGTAACAGTATCTGTTTGAACACGAAGAACATAAAGGGTGATTTTGAAATTAAGACAGTTTTGGACCACTCtttcaacatgaaatatgtttcaaatcttcCTTATAATCTATCTGAATCATCAATTTGACtttaaacatcaaaatgtattcgaATTTCCTCAATAACATATTGGTTGACTTTTGTAAAattaactttgactcagaaattaaaGCTTGATATGACGAATTGATATATGAAATTTTGCAGGAAGATCGTTTAGGACATtactaacaaaactgcatttaGGGATTTTAAAAATCGTTAAGAATTCTAAAGATTGATTAAAATGTATACGAGCAGGGGACAGGAGCTATTCATCTGAGTTTTCCTGATTGATTCTTCAATTAATTGTGATTAAGTGGTATTGTGTAATTGATACTGAAAGAGGAAACTCAAATAAAGTGTTTAACACCCGGATTAATCAATTATATGGAAATTGTGGTGTCGCCCCTTTCATACTCAGTCCAACAAGAACagacagaaaaataaaataaaaaaatgaaaaggCTGAGCACGATTGTTAACTGAATTGGCTGTTAATGTGATCACAAAGTCGTGATTTGTACTATGGAATAAATCACCTACAGCCTTTGATAAGGATATGAAACAGAATACACGTAattcttcaatatatatatatatatatatatatatatatatatatatatatatatatatatatatatatatatatatatatatatatatatatataatcgcttttatataaatatatacatttatatatgtatttatgtacataaatatcagtattttatatacatacatgattttatatgtatgtatatgtagttACATAATTTTGGTTATATATCCATATACGTATATATCTAATCttttatttttgatatttaaccattataattaaattaatagtattaacattaataatgctaataataatattattaataataataatattaataaagtctattaatgataaataataatataataatattaatactaacaacaatgtttattaccaataatgataataataataatttgaatgataataataatgataataataatcttattagttataataatattaatagtaataatactaatataaataataatgttaatatcaatattgataataataatgagagttgtactaatatttttgatataacaatttatgcttatcaaatctcatttatatatactatatatttaattaataatacagGTATCAAtattaatacaacaacaacaacaaaactcaataccacatgagtggtgtatgggggaggtgagatgtagacaatccttcccctatcctagaataaaaacaagtcatttctccacccagagtgaaacactctcaaaagtagagaaagtcatccctctctctattcgacggataaagagattgcttccgagtggacctccggccaataagtaggaaattttttaaaaaaaaaagtaaaataaaattaaaaataaaattgagacgccatgaaaatggtagaatcaaatttccatgagttttaaatcctgtatggaattcaatttaggctctaaacggcagtcaagacgccaataaatcgacgcttgctgttgactcaaaaatagagccgaaaaatattaataatgaaagtaatataatagctctattttaacttgtagttaagtttaatatattaatattacatatattaattatgtaatacttatattatataataacatatttggatatttaatatttatatatattatatatattatgacatacatataatattaattgtgtacagaattcatatatatatctatatatatttattttaaataacatCTTAATTGTTTTGCATTTTACTCTTCAtacttaattcaaatgattaaatggtattatattaatttaaattaatatatgcaATTTTatttatacttacatatatatatttatttacgtatttatttacacacaattgttcgtgaaccgtcggaAACAGTCGAGGAGAAATTGAgtatataaacatagttccaaaaattttcaagacttaacattacagctttgcttatcgtgtcgaattcgtatgaacataaagtttaaatttggtcggaaatttccgggtcgtcacaataaatttagagggtaaagttATACGTTGCGCAAACATGACATCAGCAATGCCGAAACTCGATATACTTTAGACCCTAATACATTTTCTAGTGATGGTCATGCTGAAGCTCTATTAGTTGATGTATAATTGTATTGTTTAGATAAAATTGTTgttatttataacttttatattattaaAGTGGTAAGCGTTAtaacttataattatattatttatagttGTTTAAGCGTTACATTCAAAGTAAAACATTTATTGCAAAGTAATTTTCAAACATTTTGCTTGCAATGCCTGATATATAATAGTAACTTAAAACTTGTGACAAGAAAACATAATTAATGTATTACCAAAGCTTGACTTGAGTAGCATGGGTTGAGATTCAACTTAGAGTACTGCCAACTCAGGTTCCATTCTCACTCCAAGCCAGGAGTTTCCAAGATTTGATGGTACTGTCAAtatcaatgcgatttgggaagaTCTTTGGGGGTGTTTcccaacctttgatggtactgccaacatcgtcgcgaattggaATTCCACCTAACGCGTGTGTGGGtaacaaatgagagcattcgatgtggATAACGCCGTTAAAAAAACATAATTATTGTataagctttgtattataaattgtGGCGTAgttccgcgaattcgcgggtcataATCTAGTAATTATGTTATTTATAGTTGTTTAAATGTTATAATTTGTGATTATATTGTTTATATTATTGTTGTTCAAACGTTAAAAATCGATCATGTAAAATATAACTCGTAAAATTTGAATCCGGCAAAAATACGAGTCAAAAATACGATTCAGAACCAAAAAAACCAATTCCAAAAAAACGACCCCGAGAACCGGAACCGGTCCGAAACCGGTTTTTGTGCACTACTACTCGGTTATGCACTTGATTTGTTTGGTCGTTGGATCGCTTCTTGATAGCTTAGGGCAGGTCATTGTTTGGTGTTGTTTTGTAGTTGCGATCCGAGCTGGTTCTTTGTTGCTTCTTGTTTGGTTCTTTCATCAGGAGATGATGAAAGTTCCTTGTTTgttatactccgtaatatattgttttttttttctttttctgaaaGACTAAAAAGTATAGCGTAACTAGTTGATCTTATTGCACCAGTATCACACATAGGTGCATACTGTTTTAGGCTTTCGCCATCCATGTGGACTAGGAGTTGGTACTTCTAATTGTACATACTAATTTTAGTTTAGTGTAGAAAACCTTAAACATttgaacttaaattttaaaatgctGGATGCTAGAATGATTAGTTATAAAACATTATCATTCTTCTAAGTTATACAGTCAGACAACTGACAACACAAATTATTCATTTTGCAAGTTTCAACCATGGTTTTGGTCTATTAGGTTATGCAGACAGATAATATTTCAAGCTGCAACTATGGTCTGTAGGATATATGTAAAGAACGATGATTTCTATGATTCTCAATGGATTAACAAAATGGTTAGGTTGTGCAATTGCAAGCCATTGTAAGTTCTTACGAACAGTTAACTTTGTGACTCTTTCGTAAATCAAAGCTTCATAGAGGTAATGCATAGCTTCTAGGTACAAAATGCAAAAGCCGAGTAGAACAAAGACAGACAATGACAACCAAACTCAGGTCTATTTCAATTACACTTTTGGAGCTGCTTTCTGCACAAAACAATTACTTGTGAGCCTCTTCCTTCAAGACATCAAAACATCTTGTGATACCTGGCGATACTATTTCCCCAACACCTAGCGTCATTCTTGCTATATTCAACACTCGGAACTCATCCTTCACATTTCTGATTATCAACAACACAAAAAAGATCAATCAACATGTCAGTAGCTGCACCCTCACCCTATTATAGTAACAGGTAAGCACAATATACAATTGTCTACCTGTTTCCCGGGTCTATTTCAAGAGCCCTTTTAAGGTCACGCTCTGCGAGGTCAAATTCAGCAAGATAAACATAAGCTTTAGCCCTTCTATATAAAGCCTTGACGTTTGTGCTTTCAATTTCCAATACCTGAAATAAATTCATCATATCAACATATCTGTGATATTTACAGTATACATCCATCTAAATGCAATAACATTCATTAGTTTGCATTttgcagaagaaaaaaaaaatttaaatacttAGTAACAGGCAAACAGGGTTCAGGTCAAAACATACAGCCTTATAAGTGCACCTTGTTGCAAAATTTGTTAATATGTGAACTGTTTGATCAGCAACGAGTTAATCATTTTTTGACCTTTTTTTTTATGATGACAAGTTTACGACCCATTTAATTCTAGATATTTGTTTCGTTTATTTACTTTGCCCAACAGTTTAAGCGGGTCAATTTTGAAAACATATATTATGAATCAAAATATTAGTTCTTTTTCCAACACACCTTGGAACAAAGCTTGGGAACTTTTGTGTAATCATCATTCAGCTCACTCAGCTTCAGCTTACAGAGTGCATCATTCATGTAGCAAGCGACCTTTAATGCTTTGGTTTGCTTCTTTTCCTCCTCACTAAAATTAGTATCATGTTCAATCAACTTGGCAGCCTAAAAATAATTAACAAGGTTCATCACATCCACAAGCTCTTATTAACAACACATTTAGCATCCACAAACAGGAAACAGAACAGTACCTTCTCATAACAGTTTGCAGCTTCTAGATATTTACTGGCCTTAAAGTAAGCATTCCCTTCTTCCTTCATTTTGCCAGCTGTCTCGATCTTCTCCGAAGTGTTCAACCACGAAAGCAGCTGCACATCAAACTGTAGAGTGGCGTTTGGAGGGATAGTTGGAGGCAAACCAGACTCACCATATGCAAGCTCTGCAGGAATAGTAAAGAGTGCATTCTCTCCTTTCTTCATTGTTTTAATTCCTTGATCCCATCCCCTAATAACTTGACCTGTTGTTGGAGTTACAATGTTGATAAATATACCTTCTCATATAAAAATCAATTAGCCTCACATTTCAATCACAAAAGTGCACATTTCAAAAGCAAGACACTCAATTGTTAACCTAAACCATTTCACACTTTTGGTAGTTGCAGGCAAAAAAATGGTCGAATCTGAACATTAGCAAATATAATATCTCCAGCGGTGtatgaattaaataacgataacgagTAAAATTAGAAGAATGCAATATAGAtggaaatataatagtaataaatacTGACCTAGAATAATCAAATTAGGTATCTATGATGCAAAAATGATCAAATGGAAGTCTTAAACAAATTGGAAGCTATTAAAAACACATCGATAACTAACCACATAAGGATTTCAttattttactagttcttacttaGAAAATGCTAAGTGTAGACGTCTAAGCTTACCATATTTAACTTAATTTCATGTTTATACCTGCAAGTTACCATATGAATACGAAAAATCAATATTAAAAAGGAAAACTTATACGAGTATATTGTAATCAATTCAACCGAATTTAGAAACCTAAATATAATAAACTTAAACGTAACGCTAAGGGCTACATCTAACATTAGCATTCTCAAATAAATGAAGGATCTTAATTAGAATGTCAAGATCCCTAATTAGTGCCACTAACAAACAAACATCTATTAGTATTATGACATTTCGATTTCTCAACATCATGCGTTTGTAGTAAATGTGAAAATATAATAACTGTATGTATGTTTTTGAAGTAAGAACGCATATTGCATTTGCAGAATAAACAGTACTACAACAGATAATTCAAATAAAATTAGATCACAACACAAAACAGCCAATAATTAATTTGATACTCAGAATAATAACTGAACTGTATTTGATCAGATACATATAGCAATTGAAAAAACAATAATGCTTACCTTGACCTAGAGTGGACTTAAACGGAGTCTCCCTATCTCTACTAGAATCAAACTGAGTTCCGTCAAGCAAAGTTCCAGTGTAATCAACTGTAAAACAAAATCAAACTATTAACAAAATAAATAAACCGTATACAGTTAAATATATAGATACATAGTCAGACGCCGTAAACAGTTAAATATAtagatacatttaaatatatagatACAGATTCAGAACGCCGCATACAGTTAAATATATAGATACAGATAAATATATAGATACAAAGTCAGAACGCCGTATACAGTTAAATATATAGATACAGAGTCAGAACGCCGGTATACCTTCAACTTCATCGCCATTATCAGGAGAGTCCTGACCTTCACCTTCTTTAAGAAGCTTCTTCTTTAAACCTTGATCACCGATTTCTTTTTCGTCTCCGACTTTAAAGGTCATCGAAGCATCAAACGCCGTTAAATCGTTCATCATATCTGAACAAAAGCGTAATAATGAAGGGACGCACAAATAAATACGAATTAGGAGTATGAACTTTACTCTGTTACAATACTTGTGCACTAATTCTCTAACTAAGTAAACTCTGATAAAAATGTTCAAGATAACGTAAACAAACCTGAACGAAATAGTAGAAGATTGTAAACCCTAATTTTGGGCACAATCTCACGACGAAGGAGAAAGCCAGAAGAATGATCTAACCCAAAccctataatttatttatatacgaACTCAAAATTTACATTTTAGACCCTCATGTTTTAATGTTTACTGAAATGATCCTCTAACTATCCACCCTTTAATATCTTTAAGAGATTAAAAATAAACCTACAATTTTTTCAAACGTCAAAATAAacctacaattatatatattatataaaagatTTTATAATTTCTATGTTTAGATTAGCTATTCTCAACATCCCCTCATATTAGACAGTCAACTTTACATTTACTAATATGTTTTCTTATAAGTTATGTTTAAAGGGGTATCCGCTTCATCTAGAtttaacgaaaaaaaaaatttacactaaaaaaaaaattaccaaaaaAAAGGGTTTTTTTAGTGTTCACCTCTGCTGACAATGAAAAATCTATTAAATTTTTACACCCGCCTCATTTGTATACTAGTTCAAGTTGTGTCACTGAAAGTAAGAGTTAAAATAACAGTAGCCTTTTAAAATGATGGATATTTGTACGTTACTTAGAATTATGTGTCAGACACtaataaaaatatttttgtttAGATTGATGGAGTAATAAGTAGTaacatcatatgcgattttcaattTCTTTTTGCATGATGAAAATGGTTCCGATGTGTTGCTTTCATAGGAGTCACAGAGCACAAtgagtgtgatgccccgtacaaaaccatcgtatacgaatcatcaacaacaggatcattacaaggttaagtactatatgcgatttcaaaaaaaaATTGCATTCATAAAtagagtgatgtctaaaccaacatcgaatgttttacaatccaaaagcatgcttcactaagtagaagcaaataataagtgtatgtgaccacaatggtcgttacaagtcatagttcaaaagtagtaaatgaatgcaagataaagcagttcatgcgatgacaactctaagcagtgggtgtctacagcacgactattacacagcggaagctaacctcaagcacctgagaaaaacatgcttaaaaacgtcaacacaaaggttggtgagctatagtttaagtataacagtatgtaaggtaggccacgagatttcagtgctacaaagagcgtttcaaaacagtatgataaagtatatgttaaccgtgggcacttggtaactaacttaacgtttataccccctgaaagtacacttggcaagtgcgtatgtttacgaagtattaaacactcgttaaatgctagcgcgactagcccgagtggggatgtcaaaccctatggatccatatctaagattcgcgttcaccggttcaaaaaccaatgactaaacgttaccgagctaaagggaatgtttatgccgttgtatatgaaaggacccgtcctaatccacctggacgaagtcatcaacatttggtcccattgcgatgatcggctccaagtaatgtccttatattgagcaaatgcacagcggaagacttaattcgtacctgagaataaacatgctttaaagtgtcaaccaaaaggttagtgagttcataggcttatcataacaatcatttcaatatgttaatataccacaagatttcataatcataaacataatacactcgcaagtgtatgtaaagcattctaagtggttgagcacttggtaaccatacttaacatttaatcaacgtcgcatattccctttattatgaaatctcactacatcgtaccaagtgtagtcaccaaaatgaagtactgtgcaaccgttgaatactggtcgtccagtccggttggggttgtcaggcccgatagatctatcaacaggattcgcgtttacaatacccatgtaaatagtagttaccaagctacaggaaaatatgccagtggtacaactcaacgtagaatatatttttaagtacttgtgtctattttgtaaacatttataaaagcagcgcatgtattctcagcccaaaaatatatattgcaaaagcaattaaaaagggagcaaatgaaactcacttttgccttgaaggtatttaattcgacttggtctccgatagatatcacgaacctaaccatatatataatatatcaacatattttctttttaagtaatcgttacatatatatatacttttaatacttttaatattttcttagtccgcagttagcagtccaatgttagtggtccacaattagttgcttaaataaaataaataaagaccccatcgtattcgtattgatcagaattaatctcggcccatggtaccatgttgtcaaatgacgtgttgcgtacataaagtaccgtgttgtcaaatgacgtattgcgtacaatcatgaggtcttatgattaatcttctcgtgttgtttacgagtggtcctgaaatatataaaatcaactcataagtaattatatataaaatatcata
The window above is part of the Rutidosis leptorrhynchoides isolate AG116_Rl617_1_P2 chromosome 1, CSIRO_AGI_Rlap_v1, whole genome shotgun sequence genome. Proteins encoded here:
- the LOC139879529 gene encoding peptidyl-prolyl cis-trans isomerase FKBP62-like, with translation MMNDLTAFDASMTFKVGDEKEIGDQGLKKKLLKEGEGQDSPDNGDEVEVDYTGTLLDGTQFDSSRDRETPFKSTLGQGQVIRGWDQGIKTMKKGENALFTIPAELAYGESGLPPTIPPNATLQFDVQLLSWLNTSEKIETAGKMKEEGNAYFKASKYLEAANCYEKAAKLIEHDTNFSEEEKKQTKALKVACYMNDALCKLKLSELNDDYTKVPKLCSKVLEIESTNVKALYRRAKAYVYLAEFDLAERDLKRALEIDPGNRNVKDEFRVLNIARMTLGVGEIVSPGITRCFDVLKEEAHK